CAACCCAAAAGGTGGTGGTGCTTCTTTCCATGAGCCTCTTCGTCTTGTTCCTTTGCCTCTTTCTTCTCATGATGCTCATGGAAGGCATATCCACCAGCTCCAACTGCAGCCGCTGCTGCAATCTCCTCTTCTATCTTGTGCTTGTGGGCATGCTCTGGATCTTTCTTTGACTTATGCTTCTCGTGCTGAAATATATCATTAtcaggaaaaagaagaaaaaactttaGCCTTATTATTAAAGATCAccatatataaactaatatatatatttacacaacAAAGGTAGGGTATTACCAAGGCATAAGCACCAGCTGTGACAGCACCCATCTCACCAAGGTGCTCGAGATTCTTGTGGTGCTTCTCTTCCTTCCTGTAGTCAACCTCAGACTCGGTGGAGATGGTGGTGGCACCATATCCTTCTGTGGTCGACTCACTGTTCCCAGTCTCAGCATAACCAGTAGTAGTCTCAGTGTAGACAGTTTCAACAGGCTTATCCTCGTCCTTGTTGTGATGGaaaaggtggtggtggtgatgctTCTCTTCAGCCATGGAATTGGAGTTTGAAGTTGAGTTAACAAAGCTAGCGTTAAATTAAGGAGAGAATAAGAAAGAGAGGTAGTTGATGGTTTTTATAATGAAGTTTAGGTAGAGAGCTCCTGGTATTTATAGGGGATAGTGGCCAAGTGCCACATACTCACTTGCTggacataaatttttatttatttttatttttttataatttaaaatttttagaaataaatacACTACAAGACATGGAGAGATAAAAGTTTTAATCCAAAATCATATCACAAATTTTCCTTTAAAGTTATGGTAATTAACTCTTAAAGAATGGTAGAGCAAGTTATACTACAAACAATACTCTCTTAAATAATATAGGACAATTATTGCATAATGACCACGTGGTTGATTTGTTTTACGAgcaaaaatcatatatttcattaaaaaaataaaatcatattatatatactatataatggataataaaataaaaggttggACCTAGAAGTAATTAAATTTTAGATAGATACAACAACTAATTTGTTCATATtatcctctcaaaaaaaattgttcatatcattttttttactgccttatatttattttttagataaataaaaaaaattttaatttttttatatcaattttttctctactttatCTCTTCTTTGAATCAATTTTTAGATagaaacaacaaataaaatatttttatctactacttttttaaaagataaaaacaataaCTAATTGTTGTTatctactacttttttttttttttttttttttttctctaatatcttttcaattatttagataaacacaaaaacttaataattcatatcaactctttttttctcacttttttattctctatcttatttgaattttgaacttgcacaatttttattttactttttctaatTCACGGTTTCTTcttccaattttattttatttattaaaaaaaaaacgttttaaTTATATCAACGCCcctcttttttgaaaaagaggagaaaaagagGGGCGTTGATATCATTAAAGCAATATACAGGTGGCGAAGTGAAGGCAAATTTTTGCCTTCACTTTGCCACCTGTATTGCTTTAAAATacgcttaaaaaaaaactatttattcaAATCTATTAACTTAATTACTGCACAAGAACTCCAGATGatcttaatatataatatttttttaacccGATAATCTTAACAATAAAGACCCATTGAAAAAGAGATCTAGACGGTGTCTTAGATTTGTGGATTCTTTCCATGTGAAActaaaataagagaaaatgtTTGAGAGTGCATGTGCAATTGTTATTATTTCCTATTCCTGACGTGCATTTGGGATAATACCCCATGCCGCATGGTCGATCTTCCTACCCATTTCTGGATCAAACGGGGGAGCTCGTTTTATAAGGGAAGAGACCCTTTCCAAGATTGACGCTGAGACTGAGTAACAAAACACTTGGCACTAATCAATGTTATTTAACCCAATTATTGTTTTTGGCACTAAGAATGGTTGTTCTAGACTTCTAGTTAGTTTATACCTTACCAGATATCACCTTGGTGGTGAGATTCTTCCTAAAGTGaaccttcttttctttgattttatttattagtattacATGTGATGTGAttattgctttatttttgtgataaagTTGGCATCCATCGATGCAGCTGAAACATGTACACATGTATTGCCTAGTAGCTAATTAGCAAGTTCCCATCAATCAAGTACCTCTCCTTGTggtcatttaaatattttaagtttaagaTCCATTTGGGTTTCTGTAAAGATTATGTGATCACATTTCTTTGCTTATAGGAAAAAAAGAGTTTCGTCTTTTAAGAGTTTTCGTGCTTATGTCAAAAGGAAGCGTATATGCAATAGAAGTGACCTTGTCAACATTGATGAAGTGCCGTCCTATTATAACTTATCTCTCTAGTCTCTACATATGTCATGTGTGCAACTATGTATCTATACGTGAAGTGATTTTATTTGCCCACACTTTCTTCTAAATTCCATTTTATATGGGATTATTTTATCGGCCTAATAATACCATCCAAATCTTCAACTTCACTCTACCAGAAAAACTACctttatataaattttgaattgttcAATGtccttagaatatttttttataaaaaatgtaagaGATGAGTGGACTGGACTTATCTCCTCAAAAGTATTAATTTAACCTTGAACATAGTTTAGGCACTTATAAACAGATCTAgtcatttctcaaaaaatttagaCGTCCCTTATAAATTGTGAAGAGAGCAAGGGAAAGCCGGAAAGGGGTGGGAGACAAGGAGAGGCAGAAAATGGGCTCAGATTTTTCAGCATAAAACATTTTTGGCAAATTTAGGAGTGTTCATTcgtcaattaaaaatattttcgtTTAACCAGCATTTTTAGCAGGACCGaatatctagaaaaaaaaaagtttttcgcCAATTTAACACAGATTGAGATCTTCTAAAATTTCTAGAGTTTTCTATAAAAGTGGAGCTCTTTAAATTTCcacatttcttttaaaataattaatggtTAGTGTAGGGGCGGGCTTTAGCTCTTAAGTTCAAAAGATGAATGGACTAAGGTCCAAagagcccagtacaataaatttgtagagagtgggctgaaaAGTTAGGCTTTAATGAAGTAGACGACGCCCTTAATGGGCTAAGGATGGTAAGAAAACaaggaaaagcaataaaaagacaAAGGTGACACATGGAAATTCTTCCTCGGCAATGTCCGTGGAGAGtagttcttgaatatatttattttaactttgATTACAGTCACTTTTCTTaatactacagtgttttcactACAGATTTTGTGTCCCCCCTTGGCCTTTGAAGGGTCTCTcgcattatatagctcccttcaggcgatcttagccctccatttgttgattgtCCAATATaccacttgagtgcttgtcccatcagacaccttccCAAGCTCTTTGTGAGTTATGgtggccaaggtaacactgttcaggggtcttctccacataaatccAACCAGGGGGTTTGGTGAGATGCATTAAATGTGGGAGCAGCCACCATCCCTTCAGTCATGTCAGGTCTAACCCTTCTCCGAAACTTTTTCTCAGTAGTAGGACCCCTTCTGGCAATGTGCCACTAATGTGGCCTTACTGTCCGAGCACGTGGCCTCCTCAGCTTGGCAATGGACTTCTCGGCCATGGATATGACACATGGCACAAGTgccttatttaaattattgtatcCCACAATAGCCCcataaaacttcttttttttttttttttttttcaaggagaaaaatgagattttgaCTTTGGAGTATTAACTCCACACATTTCTCTGATTTCGACACATGAAAGCGTCATTTCGCATGTCCCGCAACCATTCTAGCGCTTCGGGGTCTGCAACGTCCCATTAAATGCTCTAAGCGGCACTTTGTTCCCCACATCCTACGGTGAGATGGAGATCCTACAGCTGGCGATTCTCCTCAAAATTTGGGTGGGATGACTCCCACCCAATTtcgcctcctatataaggtgCCTGGAGGAGTTATTTTTCTCACTTTACAAATCTTCAACCTCTCCAAACTTACAAACTTGCAAACCTTCAGGACTTTCTAATTTTCTGAGTCTTccagatttttcaaaaaaatcctTAAACCTTTAACAAGTTCAGGAAGCACCCCTCATGTTCACTTTCGtaagttttttctcttttaggtTCTTTTCTCTTCGGCTAGTCTCCCTGGCCTTCtgttctttgatttctttccttgaAAACTTCTTTCCCTTCACCTTAGTTTGCTTAGATGGGTAGGTTTGCTCACCTCATAGACTCTCTCACTAGTATGGAGGGATTTAGGGCTAAGTATCACATTCCCTAGGGAGTTTCCCTGCGGTATTGTGCCCTAAACCTGTTGCTTACCCATAGGAATGAAGGGGAGGTCGTCATTCCCATGATCACCTTCATAGAAAGAGGAATAACTCTCCCTATGGGTAGAGCAACCAAAGATTACTTAATCGCCCTTAGGTTGTGCCCCCATTAGTGTGCGCCCAACCTCTTTAGGATTCTGGGTAGTGTAGACGTTCTCAACGAGCATATGGGGCTAAACCTCACCTAGCACAACGTCGTTTGAATGTACGAGTGCTACCAGCTCGCAGACTCATGGTATTACCTTAAGTCCAGATCCTCTGTTGTCAGGCTTGTCTCGTGCCTCCCCAAATCCAACAAGGGCATGAAGGATAACTTTTTGATAGTCTCGGGGGAAGGGCACAACAGTCTTTATTGCCCAGTTCAGGAGGGAGAGCTAGGAGGGGTACCTTAGGTTTAGgtctttccttcctttttttttaacatggaCATTAGCTTTGCAATTTCActgctttcttctttcttttagtaTTCTGTTTACTACTGATGGATGGTTTCGTTATCCTGACCATGGTTTTACTTCTTGGATGTTTTTGTAGATAAAAGATATGTAGCTCCCAAACTTAGCCTCGTCAACGTCATGGGTCTCAACAAGGTGCTAAGATCTGAAGTATTCGTGAGCAAAGACAGGCAATTGTGAGTTGTCCACCTCATCCTCGACTTTGAGCCCCTGTCAGATAATTTCCAGGACGTGGGCCACGCAATGAGAGTAGGGGATCCTTGGCTAGCTTGAATAGATGTCTCAGTGCTCGGTTTTCTCACCCAAGAAGATCTCCCACCAGTTGAGCTGCCCCTCCACCATTCCCCCTCATGAGGTAGCGGCTCCAAGGGAAGAGACAGCCTCCTCGCACCTGTCACTTAAAACTGAGATAGACCAATTTTGTCTTGAGGGAGAAGGAGAGGACCAAGAAGAGCCTATGGTTCAGATATTAGACTCGGAAGGGGAGCTTGACAGGTCCTCCATTGCTCGTTTCCCAGACGATAGTTccgaagaggaagaagagatgGCCCTAAATTAGAGGAAATGCCTGAAGGAGCTCTTCGTAGGGAGGAATAAGGGCACCTTAAGGTCCCAACCTCTGCTTGCTCTccccccctcctcctcctcctacaGTCGGTTTGCTCCAAATCCCCAActtaaagaagaagaggaaggagaaggagatAGCCAAAGAGGGGGAGGTGATCCCCCAATAGGAGCCCAAGTAACAGAAAACGGCCAAAGACAAAGGGCGGGCCTCCTTGGTGGAGAGTAAGGAGACTGAGCACTCAATCGACATGTGCCATCCAACTTGGAATCCCCTGTTGAAGTTGGATGGCGAGGCGGTATCCTGAAACTCCTCTATTAGGGAGTTCCAAAGAGGCCACGCCTCTTACGTGGCTGAGGCTCAAGAGCGTCCCTTCAGGTCCTCCATTGCTCGTTTCCCAGACGATAGTTccgaagaggaagaagagatgGCCCTAAATTAGAGGAAATGCCTGAAGGAGCTCTTCGTAGGGAGGAATAAGGGCACCTTAAGGTTCCAACCTCTGCTTGCTCTccccccctcctcctcctcctacaGTCGGTTTGCTCCAAATCCCCAActtaaagaagaagaggaaggagaaggagatAGCCAAAGAGGGGGAGGTGATCCCCCAATAGGAGCCCAAGTAACAGAAAACGGCCAAAGACAAAGGGCGGGCCTCCTTGGTGGAGAGTAAGGAGACTGAGCACTCAATCGACATGTGCCATCCAACTTGGAATCCCCTGTTGAAGTTGGATGGCGAGGCGGTATCCTGAAACTCCTCTATTAGGGAGTTCCAAAGAGGCCACGCCTCTTACGTGGCTGAGGCTCTAGAGCGTCCCCTCATGCTGCCCAAGGATATGGATGTTTTGAAGCACATGAGGTAGCTGGACCTCTTCCTGTCCCTAAAGAGGGATTTAACCCTGGTAAGTTCCTTGACATACTTCAATAAGAgtgctttcctttctttctttcttttttttttttttttttttttttttttttttttttttttttttttttaacatactcTTCTGTTGTTTATGTGCAGGCTATCCAGAAGGTTTTTGTAGCCGAGAAATGGGTTTAGGATGCTAGGAACGAGGGTAGGGTTGAGACCAACCTCCGTGTCGAGGCCAACAAGGCCTTGGGAGCCCCTAAGCAGGAAAACCAAGAGCTCGCCACTAAGCTGACCATGGAGGAGAGGGCATGGAAGAGTGCTGAGGCCGGTCTAAAAAAAGCCCAGGACCAGGCTAAGGATCAACACAAAAGGCTCTATCACACCGAGATAGAGCTAGCCACAAAGAAACAACAGGTCCTAGAGCTGAAGGCAGAGCTTCAGAGGGCTAGGGAAGCTGCCCGAATGGCCAAGGAAGTTGCAGAGGCCTTGGAGCAGGCATCCTATAACCGTGGGGTACAAGAAACTGAGATTCGGCTGGCAGAGGTTTACAGGGACTACTACAAGGAAGTATGGATAGAGGCGCTCAACCTAACAGGAGTCCCTGCTACCTCCGAGTGGAGGAACGCTGAGAACATCTTCTACCCCGAGGACATCTGCGAAGTTCCAGCTGTGCTCCCTCCTCCCGTTGCTCTTGCCTTACTCCACTTTAAGCAGCCTTCCACCACCCAGgcctctcttcctcctcctgaAGTCTCCGAAGGGCCTGACAAGATTGGTGACCAAGGCCAGGAGGCCGAAGTGGCCAAGGGCAAGGGGGTTGGCCAGGATGGTCCTTGGCCCGTGGACAAAGGCAAGGGTAAGGAGGTCAAGCCCCTGCCAGAGGCCAAGGGTATAGAGGCTGCTCTCACGATCAAGGATGCCATCTCCAAGTCCAAGACAGCTGATCCCAAAGATGACCCTCCCTGAGCCAAGGCGTAGGTTTAGGATCTTTTTCCTctacttttctcttcttttttgtacttttctctttcttttttcttttttttttctttgctgtGGCATTTTGCCACTATTTATAATGTaccccttttcttttgtttaatgaaaagatatcaatttttgCTTCAtgaatctttattttctttgcaataTTTATCTACAGTTGGTGTAGTTATCATTTTGCCCTCCGATGAGACTTGAGATTGATGAAGTTTTTAAGGGTGAATACCCAGACTTTAACAAAAGCTAACAGTAATGAATTGTTGCtaattcaaattaattaaacGCGTATAAACAGTGAGAAAAATGGCTATGTGCTGGTACCAAAAACTGTACAATCAATAGGGGGGTCTAAGTTTTTAAAGAGAGACATAACACTTAGAGAAATAATGAGAAGTATCACTTTACTCAgagcatgtggtccgagaagccaagCACAACCAAGGTTCTTGTTTAATACTTAGGGAAATACTAgaaagtgttaatttacccaaggcatgtggtctgcggagtcaggcatgaccaagattctttttaatacttagaaataatgtgaagtattaatttacccaagatatgtgatccgaggagccaggcatggc
This DNA window, taken from Quercus robur chromosome 2, dhQueRobu3.1, whole genome shotgun sequence, encodes the following:
- the LOC126713283 gene encoding abscisic stress-ripening protein 2-like, whose amino-acid sequence is MAEEKHHHHHLFHHNKDEDKPVETVYTETTTGYAETGNSESTTEGYGATTISTESEVDYRKEEKHHKNLEHLGEMGAVTAGAYALHEKHKSKKDPEHAHKHKIEEEIAAAAAVGAGGYAFHEHHEKKEAKEQDEEAHGKKHHHLLG